In the genome of Carboxydothermus pertinax, the window CTTTCTCACCAACCGGTAAGTCGCTGCTTTCAGTGTCAAAAATGTAGTTTAGGTTGCCCTGTTGCTGAAGAAATGGATTACTTGCCCCATCAGGCAGTGGATTTAATTAATAAAGGACAAACAGAAAAATTAATAGGAAGTAAAGCTTCCTGGATTTGTGTCAGCTGTAAAACCTGTGTACAGCGTTGTCCTAATGGTATAGATGTTGGGGCCATTCATGATGCGGTAAAACATTATCATTTTCAACAAAACTTGCCCATAGGAGTTAAACCCGTGGCTGACTTTTATGAGAGCTTTTTAGATACCGTTTACAATTACGGACGGGCTTATGAGCTAGGAATGATTGTTAAACATAAGTTTAAGACAAAAAATTTTACCCAGGATGTGAAAATGGGCATAACGATGTTTTTTAAAGGA includes:
- a CDS encoding 4Fe-4S dicluster domain-containing protein, whose translation is MLNTTLTREIVELSHQPVSRCFQCQKCSLGCPVAEEMDYLPHQAVDLINKGQTEKLIGSKASWICVSCKTCVQRCPNGIDVGAIHDAVKHYHFQQNLPIGVKPVADFYESFLDTVYNYGRAYELGMIVKHKFKTKNFTQDVKMGITMFFKGKIKLAPHKINKIWEVKNLFTKVKGSE